Part of the Cupriavidus basilensis genome is shown below.
CGCGTCCAGCTGGCGGCTGATCTGCTGGTCAAGGTGCTCGATATGGAAATCAAGCAAGCTCTTGTCAAGACGGTCCACCTGCTGCGACGAGTCCTGGATCATCTTCAGGAACACGTTCATCGCCTGGGCGACGCGTTCATCCAGCGACGATTCGGCGAGCGCGTCGGCGCTCTGGAAAGACTCCACCGGGCGCGTGGCCTTGACCGGTGTCAGGTTGATCTTCTCGCACAGGGACTCGTAGACGCTCTTGCCGGGTGCATCCAGGACCGCGGTGTCCGCTTCGCTATTGGCGCGCGCGGCGATTTCATGCTTTGCCATGGGATTCATTCCTCAAGGAAGACGTTTATTGGACGGACGGTGAGGCCGGCGCGGCTTCGCCGATCTTCTGCAGATCGGCGCGCAGGCGCTCGGACAAGGCCGGGTCCTTGAGGATCTTCTCCAGTTCGCGGCGGAACATCGCGTTGTCGAGCAGGTTCGACTTCAGGTCGCGCAGCAGATTGCGGGCTGCCATCAGCGCGCGCAACTCGGGCACCTTCCCGGCGACGACTTCCGGCTTGAAGTCGTCCATCGAGCGGAAGTCCAGGTCAACCGGCAGCTCGGTGCCGTCGCCGACCAGGGTGTTCTCGACGGCGATCCTTGCCTTCGGGTTGAAGTCGGCGAGGACCGAATTGAAGTTGTTCTTGTTGATGGACACCTTCTCACGCTCGGCGAGCGCCCGCGTGTCCTGACCGTTGCTGTAGTCGCCCATCACCAGCAGCTTGAGCGGCAGTTCGACCTTCTTCTGCGCGCCGCCGGTGTGCAGGTCGAGCTTGATATTGACCCGTGCCTTAGGCACTTCGTTCTGGAAACTCTCAGCCATCGTTTGTTCCTTTCTTGTCTCTGATTTGAACGCTCTTCAGTTCTTGCGGCAACGATCAGTTAGGCAGCCAGTCGGCATTAGTAGCATGGAGCCCTATGCGAGATAAATAGGACAAGTACGAATTTTCTCAAAAAGTGGCATTTTTTTAGAAATCGTAAAAATAACATTTATGGCGATGTGAGATCCGTTTAGAGTCCTGCGTCAGGGTCGATCAAGCTGACAACGGAGAAGACATGGGCGCTATCGACGAATTCGATGCATACGATGCCTACGGCGCAAGGATACCCAGGCACCAGGCCTACCATCTGGACGTCCCTCGCGCGGCCAGCGCGGCGGAACTGTCGATGGTGTCGTTCGAAGCGGTCGAGCGCTTGGGAGAGCTCTACACCGTCACCATCCGGCTAACCCACCCGCTGGAACTCGACCGGGCCGAATACCTCAACCGGGATGCCACCTTCGTGATTGACCCCGGCGACGGCAGCGAACCGCGCCGATTCGCGGGGTGGATCTCGGCGTTCTCGCGCACGAAGCGCACGCGCGATTTCTTCGCCTACGAGATCGTGCTCCGGCCACTGGCCGCGCGGCTCGAGCTCGTGCGGACCACGCGCATCTACCAGAACAAGACAGCCCCCGAGATCATCGAGGCCATCCTGCGCCGGCACGATCTCCGGGGCCACCAGTTTCTCCTCAAGCTGCGCCGCAAGTACACCCAGCACAAGTTCCGCTTCCAGTACCAGCTATCCGACTGGGAATATGTCCAGTTGCTGATGCGCCAGGAGGGGCTGTACTGCTACTTCGTCCCGGGAAAGTTCGGCGAGATGATCGTCTTCGGCGACGACATCGACCACTACGTCTACCAGCCAGAGCTGCGCGTGCCCTATCGCGAGACCGCCGGGCTGGAAGCCGGCATCGAGGCGGTATCCGACATCCAGGTGCACGCCAAGACCGTGCCCGAATCGGTCCTGGTCGCCGACTACAACCCGGAGCAGGCGTGGGAACCCATCAAGGGCGAGGCCAACGTCGCGCGCAAGGACAAGACAACCTACGGCCAGCAGTATATCTACGGCACGCATCTTCTGGACACGGCCGAGGCGAAGTGGGAGGCGCAGCTGCGCCACGAGGCCCTGCTGGCCGGCCAGCTGATCTATGCGGGCGAGAGCAACGTGCTCAGACTGCACTCCGGCGGCATCCTGCGCATGGATGAGCCATTGGCCGAAGCCCCCAACGGGCAGGTCATCACCGAAGTCATCCACACCGGGGGGCGCGACGCGGCTTACCGCAACACCTACAAGGCCATCCCGTCGGACCGGCGCTTTCGCCTGCCGCTGGACGAGGAAAACTGGCCGAAGATAACGGGCACGCTGAGCGCGCGCATCACCTCGCCCAACCAATACAAGCACGCGTACCTGACCAAAGCGGGCCACTACATCGTCCGCTTCGATTTTGATTTTGAGCCCTGGCCCAAGGGCATGGAAAGTGCGGCCATCCCCCTGGCAAAGCCGTTTGCCGGCGGCCTGCAAACCGGGTTCCACTTCCCGCTCATCGACGGCACCGAAGTCGCCATTGCCTTTCGCGACGGCAATCCGAACAAGCCCTATATCGCGCACGCGCTGCATAACAGCCGGCAGGAGGACCTGATCACCACGCAGGACCGGTGGCTGTCACGCAATCTCATCGAGACGCAGAGCCGCAGCAAATTCCAGATTGAAGACTGGAAGGACGAGGAACACGTCCATATTTCCACCGAGCATTCGGGCAAAAGCCAGCTGACCCTGGGGCATATGGTCACGGCCAAGCGCCAGAAGCGCGGTGAAGGCTTTGAGCTGCGCACCTCTGGCTGGGGTGCGATCCGGGGTGGCAAGGGGGTGTTCATTTCGGCGGATGACCAGCCGAATGCCGGCGGTCAGCAGCTCGATATGGAGGCTGCGCAGAACCTGCTGCAGCAAGCCCTCCAGCTGAGCGAAGCGCTGGCCTCGGCTGCCAATGCGGTGCAAGCGGTGGCCGCGGATTACAACCGGCAGAAAGCCCTGCTCAGCGATACGCTGACGGCGCTGAACAAGGCCGGGATACTTGTCAGCGCACCGGCGGGCATCGCGCTGGCCTCGGGCTCCGACTTGCAACTGACGGCCGCCCAGAACCTGATCG
Proteins encoded:
- the tssB gene encoding type VI secretion system contractile sheath small subunit → MAESFQNEVPKARVNIKLDLHTGGAQKKVELPLKLLVMGDYSNGQDTRALAEREKVSINKNNFNSVLADFNPKARIAVENTLVGDGTELPVDLDFRSMDDFKPEVVAGKVPELRALMAARNLLRDLKSNLLDNAMFRRELEKILKDPALSERLRADLQKIGEAAPASPSVQ
- a CDS encoding type VI secretion system Vgr family protein — its product is MGAIDEFDAYDAYGARIPRHQAYHLDVPRAASAAELSMVSFEAVERLGELYTVTIRLTHPLELDRAEYLNRDATFVIDPGDGSEPRRFAGWISAFSRTKRTRDFFAYEIVLRPLAARLELVRTTRIYQNKTAPEIIEAILRRHDLRGHQFLLKLRRKYTQHKFRFQYQLSDWEYVQLLMRQEGLYCYFVPGKFGEMIVFGDDIDHYVYQPELRVPYRETAGLEAGIEAVSDIQVHAKTVPESVLVADYNPEQAWEPIKGEANVARKDKTTYGQQYIYGTHLLDTAEAKWEAQLRHEALLAGQLIYAGESNVLRLHSGGILRMDEPLAEAPNGQVITEVIHTGGRDAAYRNTYKAIPSDRRFRLPLDEENWPKITGTLSARITSPNQYKHAYLTKAGHYIVRFDFDFEPWPKGMESAAIPLAKPFAGGLQTGFHFPLIDGTEVAIAFRDGNPNKPYIAHALHNSRQEDLITTQDRWLSRNLIETQSRSKFQIEDWKDEEHVHISTEHSGKSQLTLGHMVTAKRQKRGEGFELRTSGWGAIRGGKGVFISADDQPNAGGQQLDMEAAQNLLQQALQLSEALASAANAVQAVAADYNRQKALLSDTLTALNKAGILVSAPAGIALASGSDLQLTAAQNLIATAGGHADISVLKRFTVAAGERISMFAQKLGIKLFAAKGKVEIQAQSDEMRLLSDKNMTISSANGRVVIEAREELLLKCGGSYLRLSSTGIEDGTRGDRTIKSAAFSRQGPTSLAQHMNSLATTAFNDPYVLRNKVTGEVLKHQSYEIVREDGTRIKGMTDAMGRTALQNSHDVETVVIRVLDNRGASA